One part of the Lotus japonicus ecotype B-129 chromosome 2, LjGifu_v1.2 genome encodes these proteins:
- the LOC130738352 gene encoding rhamnogalacturonan I rhamnosyltransferase 1: protein MEVRSEGIQVKCDKLQGPVIPRTRLRIWFIRVCSSIVLWTCLVQLVTVSELWHSHLISGITSGIYHIAQIQLPKQVDNGVAQVPPTYLPPRNYTSNGFLRISCNGGLNQMRAAICDMVTVARLLNLTLVVPELDKTSFWADPSNFEDIFDLKHFIDSLRDEVRIVKRVPKKFSSKHGYSTLEMPPVSWSNEKYYLEQILPLFAKHKVLHFNKTDTRLANNGLPLDLQKLRCRVNYQALKFTPQIENLGHKLIRMLNEKGPFVALHLRYEMDMLAFSGCTHGCTDKEAEELKRMRYMFPWWREKEIVSEEKRSQGLCPLTPEEAALILRALGFGRETWIYIAAGEIYGGERRLAQLRAAFPRIVKKEMLLTRDDLQQFQNHSSQMAALDFMVSVASDTFVPTYDGNMAKLVEGHRRYSGFRKTILLDRKKLVELLDMHQNGTFSWNEFAEGVRRVHETRIVKLTRRRVILDRPKEEDYFYANPHECLCEETNCDDLLGPHNSTQVP from the exons ATGGAGGTTAGATCAGAGGGTATACAAGTGAAGTGTGATAAACTTCAGGGTCCTGTCATTCCGAGGACGCGTTTGCGGATTTGGTTCATTCGTGTGTGTTCAAGCATTGTGTTGTGGACGTGTCTGGTTCAGCTAGTGACAGTGAGTGAACTATGGCATTCTCATTTGATTTCTGGGATTACTAGTGGTATATATCACATAGCTCAAATTCAACTGCCAAAACAAGTGGATAATGGAGTTGCTCAAGTGCCTCCTACTTATCTTCCCCCAA GAAATTATACAAGTAATGGCTTTCTAAGAATTTCCTGTAATGGGGGCTTGAATCAAATGCGTGCTGCG ATCTGTGACATGGTAACAGTTGCTCGACTTTTGAATCTCACATTGGTTGTGCCAGAGCTTGATAAGACATCATTTTGGGCAGACCCTAG TAATTTCGAGGACATTTTTGACTTGAAGCATTTTATTGATTCTTTAAGAGATGAAGTTAGAATAGTGAAAAGAGTGCCCAAAAAGTTTAGTAGCAAACATGGATACTCTACCCTGGAGATGCCTCCTGTTAGCTGGTCAAATGAAAAATATTACTTGGAACAG ATTCTGCCACTTTTTGCAAAGCATAAGGTGTTACACTTCAACAAAACTGATACACGTCTAGCAAACAATGGTCTCCCACTTGATCTACAGAAACTCAGGTGTCGGGTCAATTACCAAGCACTCAAATTCACTCCTCAAATTGAGAATTTGGGGCACAAATTGATTCGGATGCTTAATGAGAAGGGACCTTTCGTGGCGTTACATCTGAGATACGAGATGGACATGTTGGCCTTCTCAGGCTGTACTCATGGATGCACTGATAAAGAAGCTGAGGAGCTCAAGAGAATGAG GTATATGTTTCCTTGGTGGAGAGAAAAGGAGATAGTTTCTGAAGAGAAGAGATCACAGGGTCTATGTCCATTGACACCAGAGGAGGCGGCCCTCATTCTGCGAGCCTTGGGTTTTGGCAGGGAAACATGGATCTACATTGCAGCTGGTGAGATTTATGGTGGTGAACGTAGACTTGCACAACTCCGAGCTGCATTTCCACGAATT GTGAAAAAGGAAATGTTGCTGACCCGTGATGATTTGCAGCAGTTCCAGAATCATTCATCCCAGATGGCAGCCTTGGATTTCATGGTTTCAGTTGCTAGTGACACCTTTGTTCCAACCTATGATGGGAACATGGCAAAGCTTGTAGAGGGTCATCGCAG GTATTCTGGTTTTAGAAAAACAATCTTGCTGGATCGAAAAAAGCTGGTAGAATTGCTTGATATGCATCAGAATGGAACCTTCTCATGGAATGAGTTTGCAGAAGGTGTGAGACGGGTTCATGAAACGAGAATTGTAAAGCTAACTCGGCGAAGAGTTATATTAGACAGGCCAAAGGAGGAGGACTATTTCTATGCCAACCCTCATGAGTGCCTCTGTGAGGAAACAAATTGTGATGACTTGCTAGGTCCTCACAACTCTACTCAAGTACCATGA
- the LOC130738353 gene encoding ABC transporter B family member 28 isoform X1 — protein MAFTTVLWQCHPPPSPSSSPSSFRTLKPTLSFSLPRRHHQLCLSSRSSATTPPRAYVTGPASDPIVSDPDPKLDELPPEKPKPPNVITWELLSTLLMKHKLRLAVTAASLFACSACTLSMPIFSGRFFEILIGARPEPLWRLLSKIGILYALEPLLTVIFVTNMNIVWEKVMSTLRAQIFGRILIQKVEFFDKYKVGELTGLLTSDLGSLKAIVSENVSRDRGFRALSEVTGTMFILFYLSPQLAPILGVLMLAVSISIAVYKRSTLPIFKAHGLAQASISDCVAETFSAIRTVRSFSGEKRQMFTFANQVLSFQSSGIKLGTFKSVNESLTRVAVYISLIALYCLGGSKVKAGELSIGTMASFIGYTFTLTFAVQGLVNTFGDLRGTFAAVERINSVLSGVQVDDALAYGLERELKQKALDDENYKLFFSDSPDEKNQRSYLHYMSALKTSSNVYSLAWSGDVCLEDVYFSYPLRPDVEILRGLNLRLKCGTVTALVGPSGAGKSTIVQLLSRFYEPAKGCITVAGEDVRTFDKSEWARAVSIVNQEPVLFSVSVGENIAYGLPDDDVSKDDVIKAAKAANAHDFIISLPQGYDTLVGERGGLLSGGQRQRIAIARALLKNAPILILDEATSALDTVSERLVQDALNHLMKGRTTLVIAHRLSTVQNAYQIALCSDGRIAEQGTHFELLAKKGQYASLVGTQRLAFE, from the exons ATGGCGTTTACAACAGTGTTATGGCAGTGCCACCCTccaccttcaccttcttcttctccttcttctttcaGAACTCTGAAACCAACACTCTCATTCTCACTTCCACGCCGTCACCACCAATTGTGCCTCTCCTCTCGTTCCTCAGCCACAACCCCGCCGCGTGCCTACGTCACCGGACCCGCATCCGACCCGATTGTCAGCGACCCGGACCCGAAGCTTGACGAGCTTCCACCGGAGAAGCCGAAGCCACCCAACGTCATTACATGGGAACTCCTCTCCACTCTGCTGATGAAGCACAAACTCCGCCTCGCTGTCACTGCTGCATCTCTCTTTGCCTGCTCCGCCTGTACCCTATCCATGCCCATTTTTTCTG GGCGTTTTTTCGAAATTCTCATTGGTGCCAGACCTGAGCCTTTATGGAGGCTGCTCAGTAAAATAGGAATCCTATATGCCCTGGAGCCACTTTTGACTGTAATTTTCGTTACAAATATGAACATAGTATGGGAGAAAGTTATGTCAACGTTGAGAGCTCAGATCTTTGGAAGAATATTGATTCAGAAG GTTGAGTTTTTTGACAAATACAAG GTGGGTGAGCTCACAGGTTTGTTAACATCTGATTTGGGTTCTCTTAAAGCTATTGTCAGTGAGAATGTTTCAAGGGATCGTGGATTCAGGGCATTATCTGAG GTCACTGGAACGATGTtcatacttttttatttatctcCTCAATTGGCACCAATTCTGGGTGTTCTGATGCTTGCAGTTTCCATTTCAATTG CTGTCTACAAGAGATCAACTTTGCCTATATTTAAAGCACATGGGTTGGCCCAAGCTTCTATTTCTGATTGTGTAGCAGAAACATTTTCTGCTATTCGAACA GTAAGGTCCTTTAGTGGAGAAAAGCGGCAAATGTTTACATTTGCAAACCAG GTCCTATCTTTTCAATCAAGCGGAATAAAGCTTGGAACTTTCAAGTCTGTAAATGAATCCTTAACTAGAGTTGCTGTTTATATTTCTTTAATTGCATTATATTGTCTTGGAGGAAGCAAAGTTAAGGCG GGTGAACTATCTATTGGAACTATGGCATCTTTTATTGGATATACTTTCACTTTAACATTCGCT GTTCAAGGACTGGTTAATACTTTTGGAGATCTCCGTGGAACTTTTGCTGCTGTTGAGAGGATCAATTCTGTTTTGTCTGGAGTTCAAGTTGATGATGCCCTTGCCTACGGCTTGGAAAGAGAACTGAAACAAAAAGCACTGGACGATGAAAACTATAAGTTGTTCTTCTCTGATAGTCCTGATGAGAAAAACCAAAGAAGTTATTTGCATTACATGTCAGCGCTGAAAACATCTAGCAATGTGTATAGCTTAGCTTGGTCTGGAGATGTTTGTCTTGAAG ATGTGTATTTCTCTTATCCTTTAAGGCCAGATGTGGAAATCTTACGTGGCTTAAATTTAAGACTAAAATGTGGAACTGTAACTGCACTCGTGGGTCCTAGTGGTGCAGGCAAGAGTACAATTGTACAACTGTTGTCTCGATTTTATGAG cCAGCAAAAGGTTGTATAACAGTTGCAGGAGAGGATGTTCGAACATTTGACAAGAGTGAATGGGCCCGGGCAGTCTCTATCGTAAATCAA GAGCCTGTTTTGTTTTCGGTGTCTGTTggagaaaatattgcatatggGCTTCCAGATGATGATGTTTCTAAAGATGATGTGATTAAGGCAGCAAAAGCTGCAAATGCTCATGATTTTATAATTTCACTTCCACAG GGCTATGACACACTTGTTGGTGAGCGTGGAGGCCTACTGAGTGGAGGCCAGAGGCAG AGAATTGCTATTGCCCGAGCTCTCCTAAAGAATGCTCCTATTCTCATACTCGATGag GCCACGAGTGCCTTGGATACTGTAAGTGAGCGCTTGGTACAGGATGCTCTCAACCATTTGATGAAGGGGAGGACAACATTAGTGATAGCTCATCGATTAAGCACAGTTCAAAATGCCTATCAAATTGCACTTTGTTCTGATGGGAGGATTGCAGAACAAGGCACCCACTTTGAGCTATTGGCTAAGAAGGGCCAATATGCTTCACTGGTTGGCACTCAAAGGCTTGCATTTGAGTAA
- the LOC130738353 gene encoding ABC transporter B family member 28 isoform X2, giving the protein MAFTTVLWQCHPPPSPSSSPSSFRTLKPTLSFSLPRRHHQLCLSSRSSATTPPRAYVTGPASDPIVSDPDPKLDELPPEKPKPPNVITWELLSTLLMKHKLRLAVTAASLFACSACTLSMPIFSGRFFEILIGARPEPLWRLLSKIGILYALEPLLTVIFVTNMNIVWEKVMSTLRAQIFGRILIQKVEFFDKYKVGELTGLLTSDLGSLKAIVSENVSRDRGFRALSEVTGTMFILFYLSPQLAPILGVLMLAVSISIAVYKRSTLPIFKAHGLAQASISDCVAETFSAIRTVRSFSGEKRQMFTFANQVLSFQSSGIKLGTFKSVNESLTRVAVYISLIALYCLGGSKVKAGELSIGTMASFIGYTFTLTFAVQGLVNTFGDLRGTFAAVERINSVLSGVQVDDALAYGLERELKQKALDDENYKLFFSDSPDEKNQRSYLHYMSALKTSSNVYSLAWSGDVCLEDVYFSYPLRPDVEILRGLNLRLKCGTVTALVGPSGAGKSTIVQLLSRFYEPAKGCITVAGEDVRTFDKSEWARAVSIVNQEPVLFSVSVGENIAYGLPDDDVSKDDVIKAAKAANAHDFIISLPQGYDTLVGERGGLLSGGQRQATSALDTVSERLVQDALNHLMKGRTTLVIAHRLSTVQNAYQIALCSDGRIAEQGTHFELLAKKGQYASLVGTQRLAFE; this is encoded by the exons ATGGCGTTTACAACAGTGTTATGGCAGTGCCACCCTccaccttcaccttcttcttctccttcttctttcaGAACTCTGAAACCAACACTCTCATTCTCACTTCCACGCCGTCACCACCAATTGTGCCTCTCCTCTCGTTCCTCAGCCACAACCCCGCCGCGTGCCTACGTCACCGGACCCGCATCCGACCCGATTGTCAGCGACCCGGACCCGAAGCTTGACGAGCTTCCACCGGAGAAGCCGAAGCCACCCAACGTCATTACATGGGAACTCCTCTCCACTCTGCTGATGAAGCACAAACTCCGCCTCGCTGTCACTGCTGCATCTCTCTTTGCCTGCTCCGCCTGTACCCTATCCATGCCCATTTTTTCTG GGCGTTTTTTCGAAATTCTCATTGGTGCCAGACCTGAGCCTTTATGGAGGCTGCTCAGTAAAATAGGAATCCTATATGCCCTGGAGCCACTTTTGACTGTAATTTTCGTTACAAATATGAACATAGTATGGGAGAAAGTTATGTCAACGTTGAGAGCTCAGATCTTTGGAAGAATATTGATTCAGAAG GTTGAGTTTTTTGACAAATACAAG GTGGGTGAGCTCACAGGTTTGTTAACATCTGATTTGGGTTCTCTTAAAGCTATTGTCAGTGAGAATGTTTCAAGGGATCGTGGATTCAGGGCATTATCTGAG GTCACTGGAACGATGTtcatacttttttatttatctcCTCAATTGGCACCAATTCTGGGTGTTCTGATGCTTGCAGTTTCCATTTCAATTG CTGTCTACAAGAGATCAACTTTGCCTATATTTAAAGCACATGGGTTGGCCCAAGCTTCTATTTCTGATTGTGTAGCAGAAACATTTTCTGCTATTCGAACA GTAAGGTCCTTTAGTGGAGAAAAGCGGCAAATGTTTACATTTGCAAACCAG GTCCTATCTTTTCAATCAAGCGGAATAAAGCTTGGAACTTTCAAGTCTGTAAATGAATCCTTAACTAGAGTTGCTGTTTATATTTCTTTAATTGCATTATATTGTCTTGGAGGAAGCAAAGTTAAGGCG GGTGAACTATCTATTGGAACTATGGCATCTTTTATTGGATATACTTTCACTTTAACATTCGCT GTTCAAGGACTGGTTAATACTTTTGGAGATCTCCGTGGAACTTTTGCTGCTGTTGAGAGGATCAATTCTGTTTTGTCTGGAGTTCAAGTTGATGATGCCCTTGCCTACGGCTTGGAAAGAGAACTGAAACAAAAAGCACTGGACGATGAAAACTATAAGTTGTTCTTCTCTGATAGTCCTGATGAGAAAAACCAAAGAAGTTATTTGCATTACATGTCAGCGCTGAAAACATCTAGCAATGTGTATAGCTTAGCTTGGTCTGGAGATGTTTGTCTTGAAG ATGTGTATTTCTCTTATCCTTTAAGGCCAGATGTGGAAATCTTACGTGGCTTAAATTTAAGACTAAAATGTGGAACTGTAACTGCACTCGTGGGTCCTAGTGGTGCAGGCAAGAGTACAATTGTACAACTGTTGTCTCGATTTTATGAG cCAGCAAAAGGTTGTATAACAGTTGCAGGAGAGGATGTTCGAACATTTGACAAGAGTGAATGGGCCCGGGCAGTCTCTATCGTAAATCAA GAGCCTGTTTTGTTTTCGGTGTCTGTTggagaaaatattgcatatggGCTTCCAGATGATGATGTTTCTAAAGATGATGTGATTAAGGCAGCAAAAGCTGCAAATGCTCATGATTTTATAATTTCACTTCCACAG GGCTATGACACACTTGTTGGTGAGCGTGGAGGCCTACTGAGTGGAGGCCAGAGGCAG GCCACGAGTGCCTTGGATACTGTAAGTGAGCGCTTGGTACAGGATGCTCTCAACCATTTGATGAAGGGGAGGACAACATTAGTGATAGCTCATCGATTAAGCACAGTTCAAAATGCCTATCAAATTGCACTTTGTTCTGATGGGAGGATTGCAGAACAAGGCACCCACTTTGAGCTATTGGCTAAGAAGGGCCAATATGCTTCACTGGTTGGCACTCAAAGGCTTGCATTTGAGTAA